The Bacillota bacterium LX-D genome includes a window with the following:
- the rplI gene encoding 50S ribosomal protein L9 yields the protein MKVILNKEVKSLGAKGDVVDVSDGYARNYLFPKKLAKEATAGNLKELELAKKKQLQLKEQEILKAKETAKKIEGKILKISGKVGENGKLFGSVTSKEIAELLEKDFNLAVDKRKIDLKEAIKALGSYPITVRIHPQVSAKITVQVSGE from the coding sequence ATGAAAGTTATTCTAAATAAAGAAGTTAAGAGTTTAGGGGCAAAAGGAGACGTTGTTGATGTTTCTGATGGATATGCCCGCAACTATTTATTCCCCAAAAAGTTAGCCAAAGAGGCAACAGCCGGCAATCTGAAGGAATTAGAGCTAGCAAAGAAAAAACAGTTACAACTTAAAGAACAGGAAATCTTAAAGGCTAAGGAAACAGCAAAAAAAATTGAGGGCAAAATACTGAAAATAAGCGGCAAAGTGGGAGAGAACGGTAAACTTTTTGGCTCTGTGACTAGCAAAGAAATTGCTGAGCTTTTAGAAAAGGATTTTAATCTTGCTGTCGATAAGCGAAAAATTGACTTAAAAGAAGCCATTAAAGCCTTAGGTTCTTACCCGATTACGGTACGTATTCATCCCCAAGTGAGTGCTAAAATTACTGTCCAAGTCTCCGGGGAATAA